A single Ammospiza caudacuta isolate bAmmCau1 chromosome 6, bAmmCau1.pri, whole genome shotgun sequence DNA region contains:
- the EAPP gene encoding E2F-associated phosphoprotein, which produces MSRLREEDDPYVVEEPSDEERALSSSEDEVDVLLHGTPDQKRKLIRECLTGESESSSDDEFQKEMEAELNTTMKTMEGKWKSPEMGTSSSTGSASTSKYYDAIYFDSDSEDEDKIDTQDVRKTRKHQQRRILSNDELLYDPEEDSRDQEWVDSQRRGYRNQRRAPQQRQAKPTAVPNSDAVLNCPACMTTLCLDCQRHESYKTQYRAMFVMNCVVNKEEILKYRKKVKRSKKRKHSKEIDSIQSNQEEEEIYHPVLCTECSTEVAVMDKDEVFHFFNVLASHS; this is translated from the exons ATGAGCCGCCTGCGGGAGGAGGATGATCCGTACGTGGTGGAGGAGCCCAGCGACGAGGAGCGAGCGCTCAGCAG CTCCGAGGATGAGGTGGATGTGCTCCTGCACGGCACTCCTGACCAGAAGCGGAAGCTGATACGGGAGTGCCTGACTGGCGAGAGCGAGTCTTCCAGCGACGATGAGTTCCAAAAGGAGATGGAAGCAGAACTAAACACCACCATGAAGACTATGGAAGGCAAATGGAAATCACCCGAAATGG GTACTTCCTCAAGTACTGGATCTGCCAGCACTTCAAAATACTATGATGCCATTTACTTTGATTCTGATTCAGAGGATGAAGATAAAATAG ATACACAGGATGTCCGGAAAACCAGAAAACATCAGCAACGGCGGATTCTCTCCAATGATGAGCTGCTGTATGACCCAGAAGAAGACAGTAGAGACCAAGAGTGGGTAGACTCACAGAGGAGAGG GTACCGGAACCAGAGAAGAGCACCACAGCAGAGGCAGGCAAAGCCCACAGCTGTTCCAAACAGTGATGCTGTTCTGAACTGCCCTGCCTGCATGACAACACTATGCCTGGACTGCCAGAG ACATGAATCTTACAAAACACAGTACAGAGCAATGTTTGTGATGAACTGCGTTGTTAACAAAGAGGAaattctgaaatacagaaagaagGTAAAGAGAAGTAAGAAAAGGAAGCACAGCAAAGAAATTGACTCTATACAATCAAATCAAGAAGAAGAGGAAATATATCATCCAGTATTATGTACTGAATGCTCAACTGAAGTAGCAGTAATGGATAAAGATGAAGTTTTTCACTTCTTCAATGTTCTGGCCAGCCACTCCTAA
- the SPTSSA gene encoding serine palmitoyltransferase small subunit A, whose product MALGSAWKQMSWLYYQYLLVTALYMLEPWERTVFNSMLVSIVGMALYTGYVFMPQHIMAILHYFEIVQ is encoded by the exons ATGGCGCTGGGCTCGGCGTGGAAGCAGATGTCGTGGCTGTACTACCAGTACCTGCTGGTCACCGCGCTCTACATGCTGGAGCCCTGGGAGCGCACCGTCTTCA ATTCCATGCTAGTTTCCATTGTTGGAATGGCACTGTACACAGGCTATGTGTTCATGCCTCAGCACATCATGGCAATATTGCACTACTTTGAAATTGTGCAGTGA